Genomic DNA from Nonomuraea rubra:
GAGTCTGTCCGGAGGACGGTAACCCGAATCACCTCAGCGCGGACACGAGTTGGATCACGACCGGCGCCTCACCGGACCGGTCATCGCAGAGTTCCGGCGATCTGTATCAAGATCAGAACCACGATGAACAGGACAGTGAAGCTTAGGTCAAAGGCCACCGTACCCAACCGGAGCGGAGGAATGAAACGGCGGAGGAACTTGAGGGGTGGGTCAGTTGCGGTGTATGTGGCCTCCGCCAGCACGAGGACGACGCCGGAAGGCCGCCACTGACGGGCGAACGCCTGCACCGTCTCAAAGATCATCCTGCCGATGAGCAGCACCAGATAGAGAGACAGGACAACGACCAAGATCCCACCGATGATCTCCACGGCCCGGCCGCGCCTCCTCTTCTGATGTGCCCGCCCGGCCTCGGTGAGACCGGGTTGGGTCCGATAGGCATACAGAGACTCTAACTCTGATTGAAGAACCCGCGTTCCGCGATTCGAGCCTTGTCCTCGGCAGTCACCTCTACATTGGCAGGGGACAACAGGAACACCTTGTTGGTAACACGTTCAATGCTGCCGTGTAGGCCAAAGACCAGACCTGCCGCGAAATCGACGAGCCGCTTGGCGTCGCTGTCAACCATCTCGGTCAGGTTCATGATGACCGGGGTCCCGTCGCGGAAGTGCTCTCCGATCGTACGGGCCTCGTTGTACGTGCGGGGGTGCAGGGTGGTGATGCGGGCCAGATCCGTCGTGCGGCGTTCCAGGATCGTCGCCGTGGGCCTCGGTGCGGGCGCCCCGGCGTCGGGCTCGTCCTCGCGCTCCTGGACCGCCACGGCACGCTCCTCGCCGGGCCGCTGCACCTCGTCGTCGTAGGTGTAGTCGTCGGTGTAGGTCTCGTACCTCTCGTAGCGGTCGTCCTCCACGAGACCGAGGTAGACCGCCATCTTGCGCATCGCGCCGGCCATCGCTACGTCGTCCTCCTGCTCATGGTCGCACTCGCTCGGGCCCGTCGCCGTGTCCGAGGCGGTAGCCGTACCCCCTTGGAGCTCACCGCTGATCGACCTCTACTTGGTCATGGGCCTGAAGACCCACTTGAGGGGACATTACCTGACGTAGGGCTTGCGACGACCGAGCAACGCCGTACCGACCCGCACGTGTGTCGCGCCGTAGGCGATCGCCTCCGTGAGGTCCTCGCTCATCCCGGCCGAGATCATGGTCGCGCGGGGGTGCTGCTCCTGGAGGCGCATCGCCAGGTCGCGCAGCCGGGCGAACGCCTTGGCCGGCTCCTCGCCCAGGGGCGCGACCGCCATCACGCCGCCCAGCCACACCCCCTCGGTCAGCGCGATCTCGTCGGCGAGCTCCAGCAGGCCGGCGGGGGGCACGCCGCCTCTGTCGGGGTCGTCGTCGAGCGCGATCTGCACCAGGCAGCCGACCCTGCGGCCCTGCCGCACGGCCTCCTTGCTGATCGCCTCCACCAGCCTGACGCGGTCGACGGAGTGGATCACGTCGGCGTACCCGACCACGGAGCGGACCTTGTTGGTCTGCAGCTGGCCGACGAAGTGCCAGGTCAGCGGGAGGCCGGCGAGCTCGTGCGCCTTGGGGGCGGCCTCCTGGTCGCGGTTCTCGCCGACGTCGCGCACGCCCAGCTCGGACAGGATGCGCACGTCCTCCGCCGGGCGCGTCTTGGTGACGGCGATCAGCGTGACCTCGCCGCGGTCGCGCCCCACCGCGTGGCACGCCTCGGCGATGCGCGCGTCGACCTCGGCGAGACCGGCCGCGATCTCGTCCCTTCTCACGTGCCTCTCCCCCTCCTCCAGGTGTGCTCGCCGGCATCCCGTACGCACGACGGCGCCGCTCCCGTTTCCCTGTGGGGAGCGGCGTCAGGCGCGGCTACTTGACGGCTATTTGAGGAAGTCGGGAACGTCGAGTTCCTCTTCCTGCTCCTCGAAGATCACTCGAGGACGTTTGGGGGGCTCCGACATGCGGGAGGTGATGGGCGTGGGCGGGTTGGCGGGCTCGGGCGCGGGCCGGGGGATCGAGACGGGGCCGGACGGCTCGTCGGCCGGGTCGTCGCCGGGGCCCGGGTCGCGCAGGGAGTCGCGT
This window encodes:
- a CDS encoding YggS family pyridoxal phosphate-dependent enzyme, translated to MRRDEIAAGLAEVDARIAEACHAVGRDRGEVTLIAVTKTRPAEDVRILSELGVRDVGENRDQEAAPKAHELAGLPLTWHFVGQLQTNKVRSVVGYADVIHSVDRVRLVEAISKEAVRQGRRVGCLVQIALDDDPDRGGVPPAGLLELADEIALTEGVWLGGVMAVAPLGEEPAKAFARLRDLAMRLQEQHPRATMISAGMSEDLTEAIAYGATHVRVGTALLGRRKPYVR
- a CDS encoding cell division protein SepF, producing the protein MAGAMRKMAVYLGLVEDDRYERYETYTDDYTYDDEVQRPGEERAVAVQEREDEPDAGAPAPRPTATILERRTTDLARITTLHPRTYNEARTIGEHFRDGTPVIMNLTEMVDSDAKRLVDFAAGLVFGLHGSIERVTNKVFLLSPANVEVTAEDKARIAERGFFNQS
- a CDS encoding YggT family protein, with protein sequence MEIIGGILVVVLSLYLVLLIGRMIFETVQAFARQWRPSGVVLVLAEATYTATDPPLKFLRRFIPPLRLGTVAFDLSFTVLFIVVLILIQIAGTLR